In Mustela erminea isolate mMusErm1 chromosome 7, mMusErm1.Pri, whole genome shotgun sequence, the genomic stretch ATTCCTCCCAGCAAGAATGCTCCTCCCCCCTCTACCACATGCAGTGTCCGGGGCCAAGAAAGCCACAGGGAGAGACAGCAAAGCTTTCTTTGCTTTCCTCCTTACCTGGGAAATCTGCAATGAAGACCACCTCAGTGTGGTTGTCCAGGCTGCTCTTGATTTCCTGTAACTTGGTCCTCCAGGGAGAGAGGTCCATCAACAGTGGCTGCAGCCAAGGTGTACGTTGGAAGGGGGACCAGGCGGCCTGCACGATGTCCACACGAGGGTCAAAAATCCTTAGGAAAGAAAACCACGTTCTAAGGAGACCACAGCCCACAACCCACCAGAATTTCTGGTTCTGTTCCTTTCATCACTGTTCCCAAATAGAAGAAATGGCTTATGTCAGCACATTAGTGCCAttgtggggcagagagagaagaggcaagagATTCTGGAACAAGGGGGAGGAATAAGGGGTTAGTGGCCACCTGAGGAGAATTGCATTaacagcttctttaaaaaaaaaaaaaaaaagttaccttttcTTCTGGTTGATGGTGCCCCCTGCTGGAAGCAATCAGCTATGCCCACAACCAGGTGAACAGGGACATGCACTCGAGGACAGCCTTTCAAGCAAGCCAACACTGGGGAACATGGGCTATTCATCTCGGCAAAAAGAGTGAAacttcatttttccccttctctgttccCCTTGCCCACCTCTGCTGGAAGCGGTCATTGATGGAGACCCAAATATCAAAGTAGATCTGGGGATCAGTGACATTATACTTGGGAAGCAGGTGGCTCAGGCAAGTGGCATATTGCTTCAGCATGTCTGCGTGATCCTTCCATCGCCGGCTCTGTGTGAATACCTGCCCCAAACCCCCACATTAGTCCCACCTCATCGTTATCAGCCTCCCAGACAGTTCATGCCCCGCCAACAGCACTAAGAGATCTCTGCCTGTTACCTGTTTCGACCAGGGGGAAAAAACCTGAACTTGTCTTTGGGGGAGAATTTTTCATTGCTGGGCTTTTACTAGTTACCTTTCCTAAACCTTATTTCAATTCAAAGAAGTGAATGGCACTACCCTATTTTAATTTCAACAAAAGAAGGGTCAACCTGGCTCCTGAGAAAAGGGCTGAATGGACCCAGATTATGTTTTACTTTACAATTATGTTTAGGACCAATTCAGACCCTGGTGCTCCAGGGAGCTCTGAAGAACTGGAAGTCGTCAACATCAGGTGTCTCACCCCAGGGTTAAGGTAGCCCAGCTCGCCGGTGCGGCCATCACGGTAGGTGATCTTCACGTGCTGGTGGGAGCGTGAGTGGACCATCATGTCCCAGGAGTAGCCATACAGCCCATTTGTCCAGTTGTTATAGCCCTGAAAAGGCAGGGCAGAGGCGATCAGCCCAGCTGTCCCCCTATTAACCCCATCCTCAACCAACACAGGGTCTGCAAAACCAGCCCCACACTTTCCCTAATGCCGTACCCCCTGCCACCTCCCTAGCTAACCCCCAGGTCGCACATACCTGGGTGAGGAAATGGGAGTAGGGCAGGAAAAGCTGCTCCAGGAGGTAGAACAGCGTGAAGGCAGCACCCAGCCGATGGCGCAGCCCTGGCTTATGGCCACCTTTGGCCCGGCTCCTCTTATACACGCAGGACACACTGGGTTGAGGGGTAGCCTTGAGGGGTAGTAGTTCCTGCAGCCTTTCGGGGAAGCGAGATACCAGCTTCCGGGGCCACTCAGGGGAGCAGAAGAGAGGGCTGCTGGCCAGCATGACGTAGGGGAACATACCTAGAAAAGGAGGGAGGCAATAAGTATTTCAGGAGTTTGGCTGGGGGGGAACATGGGTAAACCCCTCAAGCCCTCTCCTTTCAGAAGCCTCTCCCCGGTATTCCACCTGTGATGAAAGCAGCTCGAAACTCAAACGGTCTTATTTCCCCGAGATGCCTTACTCTGCAACATACAAGCTGAGCCCATAGGCCCCAGTCCTTTCCTCCCGTTTACTGCCATGTCAGTGACTGCATCTGACTCAGTGTAGCTCCCATGGCCATCGCCGTCTCCTGCTCCCCGCACACCAGTGGCTTCCCACCTCCTACCAGACCACAGGTACTGACCAATGCTGAAAAGCTGGGAATTCATGCAGTGGAAGTAGGACACGAAGAGGAGGCCGATGGACCTCGAGGCATCAAAAAAGAGCAGGAAACCAGCTGAGAGGTCGAGCAGCAGTCCGCACCAGTGCACCACCAATAGACTGGTCATCTCCTCGGACAATACTAGTCTGCAGACACCGGAGACAGAGGTCAGCCACCAGTGCACTGGAGAAGCCAGCGTTTACAGCACATTCACAGCAAATGTGCCTCTGCTCACCCTGTCCTTGCCAAAGGAAGTACCCTAGCAGGTGGGTAGAACTCTATATAAAGACACCCTGTGGTACAGCCTCCAACCCCCTTTTATTTCCATACCCTTTAAGtgttcaaatttttttcaatgtaccCTATGTGCTAACCAAGGGCAGATTTCCTAGGGCAAATCTGATGGAGGAGTGAGCGCATccggtggtggtggggaggggtgggggtggtagagCCTCCACAGAGGATATAAAGGAGAAGAAACTATAAAGGTGAATGCgcgactaacataataaaatcaaACGTTTGAAACTGGGAAATAATaggcaagaggaaaaagaacagagtaaAAAGCGAGGAAAGAAAAAacgggaggaagggagaaatcaAGAGTTTTCTAAGAGGTGGCAACAATGGTTTTGTCAGGGCAGGGACTGTCCATCTGCTAAGTCCACTGGCCGAGGAGTCCTGGGGAGCTGGGAGCTCGGACTCATGCACCAGGTCACCTTATTctgattctttcagtttttagtttttttcctttcgTTCTTGACCCTACCATACATCTCCCAGGGGCAGGTAAGACCTAGATGTTTTGGTATCACTGACTTTGCCTTCTGCTGAAGAGAAAGATAAGTGGACAGAGGAAAGCACATGGCAAATTCAGGCAAAGCAGGAACAGCAGCCATTCCTGCAGACCCTAGGGAGGTGAGTCACCTGCTGTGCACCACTGCCGCAAGGAGacacctgctctgcctgccactcacttGAAGGGACTGAAGAGCCAGTGCCGGGACAGATATTCCATGGAATAGCCTTCTACCCAGTCTGCGTCCAGCTTTTTCACACCCGCAATGAAGTACACAATGAAGATCTGCAAACACAAAATGCAAAGTGAAGgttcaaataaaaaagaacctgCTTTTTTGCAGGTCTAAAATGACCTAAGTTCTGATCTGAGCTCAGGCCCTAAAGAAGATTACATTCACTCCATTTACTCATCTGAGATCTTCACTCGTATGGACAGTCTACCAATGCCAGGCAAGGTATTGGGTCCCAAGGGGAGTCATGAAGCCTAGATCTCTCGTAAGGACACTCAGCTAGCAGGAACAAAGCTCTGTGCTCTCCGCAACAAGGTAAGAGAACCCAGAGACTAGGGGACTGGAAACTCAAGAGTCAGCCTTGCCTGGCAGCAGGATGGTCATGCTGACAATGGCTGTGGAAGAACACACACCCCGCCGGCTTTCCTAAAATCCTATACCTGGCCACGCAGCACAGCATAGTTCCAAAGGGGCACGTGGGCATTCCGCTTGTGGGCATTCAGCAGGCCGTCCACAGACCTACACCAAGGGTAGTAAGGTTAAGGAGAGCTTCTTAATCCCACACAtgtccacctttttttttaagtgtaattatCTATCCCAGGCCATCTCCCCTATCCTCTCTGGTTCTCTGGGATCTTCTGAGGCTCTTTAGAAGTATAGGAGCAAATTTAACAGTGATTACAGTGATTATTTTCAGTCATAATAGCAATACTACTAGTGCATTAGAACACATGGTTCAGTGGTTACCATTAATTAGTGAGTCAACTAGTCTGTCTTAACGGACCAAATCAGGAAAAGGATTACAATGCTTCATAATATGactgaatttgaaaaagaatgaaattgaggGAGTGTTTGAAAAGCTAAAGGTGTATGTAACTATAtagtacatttaagaaaaaaaaaaatctcaatatccAAACCAAACTGACATCTCAGAGACCTAGATGTCAGCAACTAGTGCTGGAGGGTACCTTGGGAGAGAAGCAATAAACCCAATATATTAAAACTAGATGTATTCTGGGGAGACAGAAGCAAAGCAGGTTTCAAGAAGACAATGAATGAGCAGAGAGGTTGGGAAGGGGCAGCTTGTGCTTAAAAGCACAACTGTGCTTTTAACTTGTGGTACTGTAATGAGGAAAAATGTAAAGTGTATAGTACAGTGCCTGGCCATGGGGAAAGCCCTGAGTAAGGGATAAGTATTTTTTCAAACTGcgtaaaattacaaaaatggaaCTTTTCATGAACATTCTGTCAAAACTGTCTCTTAATTTTATATGATCAGACCTGTGCATCTGAATGAGTTTAAAGGTTTACAAAGGGGTATGTCTAGGTATAATTAGTGGCTGATAAGTCACTAACAAAGGCAtcatctgagatttttttcccgATACCCATCTTACTGGCATCTCCTATTTGCTTAATGGGGAGAATCCCTAGAGGTcatctcccctgccaccctgtcTCCaaatcccttcaccacctcccctgAGAGATGGTCACCTAAGCCAGAGGTGGAGGGTTACCTCCTCCCAGGACAGCACTGCTGAGCAGCCCTGGTGGGCCCTCTCCTTCTGACATGACTCTGCCTCACAGCAACTTCTACTCTTGGCTCTAACTCTGCCCCTCTGGGCTCACACAGAGAAAGTCTGCTCCCTCTTCCACATGACCACCCTTGAAGTATCTGAAAACATCTATGTCTGGCTTtagtcttctcttcttctctctaagTGGATTACAGGAAGTGGATAGATCAAGGCACCTGGGGAGATATGGAAAGAGTGAAGGGGTGGGAATGGAGCCATTTTGCTTTTTGTCATCCCACATGCCCCAACCTCACtgacccctccccttcccaaaTTCATCTGGACCAAAGTGTGACCCTGTAACCACACTTTGCAAAGCATGGTTGAAAATATGCTTGCTGGGGCATATTCTAGGAACTCACCGGACCCCTACCACTGGTAACCATCCTGACCCAGTCAacccttttcccctttcccctagAATCATACCAGTAGCGGTTTGCATCCACGAATGTCAGCTGAAAGGCCAACAAACCATACAGATAGGAGTGGTTGTTCCATGAGGTCTTGTCCAGGAGAAACACATACCAGTATGGCAGCAGGAATAACACACAGCTTATCCGGTAGCACAGGCCCAGCATCATGCCCAGTGCCCCTGGGATTTGTGGGGGAGAGGATCAAGAGGTCAAAGGGTCACCAGAGGCCCAGCTCCCCCAGGACAGGCTGTGGGTGGGATTAAGAAAAGTCATTGGACATTTTATAATCACAAAGccaaatgaaaaatcaaatgttattttagcattttaaaaagactcaTGGGGTTAACAGCTCAGATGACACACAGGGAGCGGAATGATATTAGGAGTCACAGGATAAGTGAAATAATGAACCCAAGACTTTGGTCATTCACCGGCatgctttgtatttctgtggtttagGGAGGCTAGTCAATACTCCCATCTCTCCCATACTTTCCCTCACCCAGAAACATGATGGTATAGACAAGATACATCCAGTCAAGTGGTAGTGGCTGCAGAGCGTCCAGCAAGGGGAAGCGGCACACGTCCAAGCCATCCAGGTATCTTCGGTCCAGAGAGCTGAGCCCCCGCTCTTGGGGAATGTCCAGCACCATCATCAGCCCTGGGAAGGCAGTCGAGGAGGCACCCTTAGGTCTCAGCAAAGGAAGCAGTGGAATACAGCACCCAGCTCCAGGGTCAGACTTTTTACCTaaccctggctctgccatttattcattctttcaacaaatgaattcattcattcatttattcattattcaacaGTAATTACTGAGTGTCTGCTCTGTGGTAGGCATTATGCCAGCTATGTGATCTCAGATAGTCACTGCACCTCCCTGAGCCAATTCCTCCTTCCCTATTTGAGAAAGGGACTCATAATATCTTACAGGGTTAcaggaggcacctggatggctcagctggttaagtgtctgcctttggctcaggtcatgatccatgagtcctgggatggagccctgcatcaggctttatgctcacaggaaacctgcttctcccttttcctaggccccccacccctgcttgtgtgtgctgtctctttctgtctctctctcaaataaataaaaatccttaaaatgaattttacagGGTTAcaatgaggattaaataagagaaGTGTACAAAATGCTATAAAAGCTGTTTAGGTAACCTTGAGTTATTAACTTCTGTCCTCCTAGGCCATAAAAAGTGTTCTAGGATGGTGCGTCTTAACTTTTCACTTCTTAGCACACCCAGAAAACACTATTTGGCTTACTACACTAGAGCAAACAGAAGGGGCTACTCAGGTCAGGAGGCCAGTTCCAGGTAaggcagggtttctcaacctcaggaCTACTCACATTTTGGGCTGGTTAATTATTTGCTGGGAGGGGTTATCCTGTGCACATCAACAGCATCCCTGGCTCCTAAGTAAATACCAGTAGCTACCtattccccttcccccaagttgtgacaaataaaaatgtctacAGTCATTGCCAAAACGTCCGCCAGAGAGCAAAACTGCCACCAGTTGAGACTGGGCTAAGAGAATTGATATCTTGGCACATTTGTAACCCATTCCAGGCATACATGCTGTGGCCTATGAGTAAGGAAACTCTGGATTAGGGAGTCACAGCCAAAATGTCAGCCCTGTCACCCTGCTATTTCTCTGAGGTCTGGTCCTGTGTATAGTTACTGGGCAACTTCATGCCACAAGCAAGATGGGTCTCTGGTCATCTGCCTCTGTATTTCCTATGGCCTCAGATCAAAGCATTTCTGCCCTCCAATCCCTAATCAGAGGAGATAAAGGCGGATTTGATCCTAAACTCCACAAAGATCTCTTCCAGGAAATCAGTATCTTCAGCTCTGACGAAAAGGGAGGCAAGTCACTAGTAAGTAACCAAGAAGTGCGCAAGGGAGGATGGTTATTCTCCCACCCAACATCACACTAGTCGCTCCAGAAACCCCATTTACCAAAGAGAAAACGGAAGACAGCCAGGCTGGCAGGATCCGTTGGTCGATTCAGCAGGGTCACCAGCCTTCCCCAGCTGGAAACATCTGTGCACTCAAACCCCAAGAGTTTCCCCATTCTGCTGCCCTGGCTCGGCCCTGAAGACTGTCCAGCCTTGTCTTTCTGTACTTTATCTGCAAGCAAACAGAAAAGTGTATCTGCAGTTGTGGGGACGGAAGTGCTTTAAAATCGGCTCCTCCCCAAAACACAGAAACCACAGCCCCTACAGCCCCAAGGTTTCTCCCTATCGGGGTTCTCCCATTTATTTCTGACTACTAGAAACATCCTCGCAGTGCCAGATCCGTCTGGATCTCCCAATGTCCCAGAACCTCTCTCAGACTATAGCCCCCTAATCCCAAAGCGCCCCGAGTGTCCCCATCACCCCAAAGCCGCACACTGCAATCTCTCTCTACAAGCCCCTTCCAAATAGAGACCCCTTTCCCGGGGTCCCTCTGGGCAGtcctaccacccccacccctctgagacagagcccctctctccctccgccgCAAGGGAGGACTCCAAGCCTACGTGAGTCCGGCTGGACCCGCGCGGACCGGGCAGACACGGCCATGGCTCCGCGGAGGTAAGACGGCCAAAGCGCTGACAGACTAGCAGGTAGCGACGGGAGGACGCACTCCCCTAAGCCCCGCCTCCCCGACACATCAGCACGCGTGCGGCCGGCCGGAAAGCGCTAGGTAGGACTGTCGTGAACATCTCTCGCCGGCCTCGcttgctccctgcttggcggcaAAGGGCGGAGCGAGGAAccttggggcggggggagagggagctCGGGCTGGTATCGCCTGACGGGGCGACGGAGGAGGAGCCAGGTTTCCCCCAGACGCCCATCTTCAGCCGCTAGACCAGTCTTACCATGAATTGTCCCAAAGCCCTTGGCGCTTTCAGCCCTAACAAGTCTCAGAGTCCTGACACCTTCCCTGACCCACCCCCCACGCGCCCATTAGGTCTCTCCAGGTTGTAGAGCTCCTGTGGTGCTCCCTGACGTGAGCATGCGGGTGCAGTGTCACTTTTCTCGCAAGACCTTGACCTCCGAGTTGAGGACGCACCTGAAGGGCTGTCCCGGCGTAGGGAGAGGGTGCGAgttgcttttttctctcttccagtaCCTGCGAAGAACCAGAGGTTTGAAATGAGCTGGGGAAACCGGAACGACACAGCTGCAGATGCAGATGTAGATGTAGCTTTAGAAGATGTAGAACAGGGGCAGCGCGTAGAGTGTGCTCTATCAGGGAGGATTCCTAGAGGTGAGTCTTGAACAGCACTTAACAGTATCTAATTTTCTGCCATGGGATTGGCCAGCAGGATCACAGAAAGTCATCCTAGGAAAGCCGTACTCGCATTTTCTTGGTGTCAGGACACTTTTTCACTGCTACACATTACTGAGAGCCCTAAAGAGCATTTATTTATGTGGGTTATATTTTTCCACATTTACTGTACTGGAAATTTATActgagaaatgtttaaaatacatattgagggcgcctgggtggctcagtgggttaagccgctgccttcggctcagatcatgatctcagggttctgggatcgagtcccgcatccggctctctgatcagcagggagtctgcttcctcctctctctctctctctctctctgcc encodes the following:
- the GGCX gene encoding vitamin K-dependent gamma-carboxylase, producing the protein MAVSARSARVQPDSHKVQKDKAGQSSGPSQGSRMGKLLGFECTDVSSWGRLVTLLNRPTDPASLAVFRFLFGLMMVLDIPQERGLSSLDRRYLDGLDVCRFPLLDALQPLPLDWMYLVYTIMFLGALGMMLGLCYRISCVLFLLPYWYVFLLDKTSWNNHSYLYGLLAFQLTFVDANRYWSVDGLLNAHKRNAHVPLWNYAVLRGQIFIVYFIAGVKKLDADWVEGYSMEYLSRHWLFSPFKLVLSEEMTSLLVVHWCGLLLDLSAGFLLFFDASRSIGLLFVSYFHCMNSQLFSIGMFPYVMLASSPLFCSPEWPRKLVSRFPERLQELLPLKATPQPSVSCVYKRSRAKGGHKPGLRHRLGAAFTLFYLLEQLFLPYSHFLTQGYNNWTNGLYGYSWDMMVHSRSHQHVKITYRDGRTGELGYLNPGVFTQSRRWKDHADMLKQYATCLSHLLPKYNVTDPQIYFDIWVSINDRFQQRIFDPRVDIVQAAWSPFQRTPWLQPLLMDLSPWRTKLQEIKSSLDNHTEVVFIADFPGLHLENFVSEDLGNTSIQLLQGEVTVELVAEQKNQTLQEGEKMQLPAGEYHKVYTISSSPSCYMYIYVNTTELALEQDLAYLQELKEKVENGTETGPLPPELQPLLEGEVQGGPEPTPLVQTFLRRQQRLQELERRRNTPLHERFSRFLLRKLYIFRRSFLMTCISLRNLVLGRPSLEQLAQEVTYANLRPFEPVGELSHSNTDSSNSNPPEPNSDHVHSEF